One Streptomyces sp. B21-105 genomic region harbors:
- a CDS encoding septum formation initiator family protein gives MSSRPVLKGRAARLARLFPAGPRQAARTPFVLLVVLLLGGGLIGLLVLNSALSEGSFKMDDLRKDTKSLTDEEQALQRDIDSYSAPDALQRRARELGMVPGGDPAFLNPDGTVKGVPSAAAGQSVDPVVRPPETLTLSGTLPRTPEPADPGTSADSDAPGGASARQGQDLPDQDAAPARSPAPEPTAATPETPGR, from the coding sequence GTGAGCAGTAGACCCGTGCTGAAGGGGAGGGCGGCCCGTCTCGCGCGGCTCTTCCCGGCCGGCCCCCGGCAGGCCGCCCGCACTCCGTTCGTCCTCCTCGTCGTCCTGCTCCTCGGCGGCGGTCTGATCGGACTGCTCGTGCTGAACTCGGCTCTCAGCGAGGGCTCGTTCAAGATGGACGACCTGCGGAAGGACACCAAGAGCCTCACCGACGAGGAGCAGGCGCTCCAGCGGGACATCGACTCCTACTCCGCCCCGGACGCCCTCCAGCGCCGCGCGCGCGAACTGGGCATGGTCCCGGGCGGGGACCCGGCCTTCCTGAACCCCGACGGCACCGTGAAGGGCGTCCCGTCCGCGGCCGCCGGGCAGTCCGTGGACCCCGTCGTACGACCGCCGGAGACCCTCACGCTGTCCGGGACGCTCCCGCGGACGCCCGAACCGGCCGACCCCGGCACGTCCGCCGACTCCGACGCGCCGGGCGGCGCGTCCGCCCGGCAGGGCCAGGACCTCCCCGATCAGGACGCCGCACCCGCGCGGAGCCCGGCCCCCGAACCGACCGCAGCCACCCCCGAGACCCCCGGCAGGTGA
- a CDS encoding DUF3040 domain-containing protein, producing MPLSEHEQRMLEQMERALYAEDPKFASALEGSGLRTYTRRRVYQAVAGFLVGIALLMAGMVAKQVWLSVVGFLVMLGCAVLAVTGWRKAPKPGEQAAAGAPGAPRTRGQGRQKRSMMDRIEQRWQRRRDEQGGH from the coding sequence GTGCCGCTCTCGGAGCACGAGCAGCGCATGCTCGAGCAGATGGAGCGAGCGCTGTACGCCGAAGATCCCAAGTTCGCGTCGGCGCTCGAGGGAAGCGGGCTGCGTACGTACACCCGGCGGCGGGTCTACCAGGCGGTCGCTGGCTTCCTCGTGGGTATCGCGCTCCTCATGGCAGGAATGGTCGCCAAGCAGGTCTGGCTGAGCGTGGTGGGCTTCCTCGTCATGCTGGGATGCGCGGTGCTCGCCGTGACCGGCTGGCGCAAGGCCCCCAAGCCCGGCGAACAGGCCGCCGCAGGAGCGCCGGGGGCCCCGCGCACCCGCGGTCAGGGTCGGCAGAAGCGCTCCATGATGGACCGTATCGAGCAGCGCTGGCAGCGCCGGCGTGACGAGCAGGGCGGCCACTGA
- a CDS encoding peptidoglycan D,D-transpeptidase FtsI family protein — protein sequence MSDREPPRRRVPGPARPSRPASAQRRPGPGTRPARRPTAPTPRAAAPRVIRLGSPRPRLRMVGLALTLVLVAFVVRLLQVQAVDASAYTAKAEQNRYVGQVLPAERGEITDRTGVAFATSEDAYDITADPTMFARAQLKIDDGPERAAALLAPILGQQQSALVKKLRPKDKSLRYVKLAGRQTPQVWKQIRDLRSALSAKAESDRSTVNVLAGLFSVPSSKRVYPNKELAAGILGWVNADGQGGGGVEQQLNATLAGKDGKIRYAQSGGRQVPTAGATETPAVPGSDVELTIDRDIQWAAQNAITEQVQRSAADRGYVIVQDTRTGEILAMANSPGFDPGDLSKADPGALGNAAVQDAYEPGSTAKIMSMAAVLEENAATPLTHVTVPNRLHRGDRLFQDDINHPTWHLTLNGVLAKSSNIGTILATGQLGRTQAEANRVLYSYLRKFGLGSHTGLGFPGETKGILAAPDKWSTSQQYTIPFGQGMSLNAVQAASVYSTIANGGVRVEPTLVRGTKGPDGRFTPAESPAKSRVVSQKTAKTLAHMLESVVDDREGTGAKARIPGYRVAGKTGTANRVDPATGTYKGYTSSFAGFAPADSPRITVYCAIQNATEGSYFGGQICGPVFKQVMEFALKTLQVPPTGAKAANLPVSFAP from the coding sequence GTGTCCGACAGGGAACCGCCGCGCCGGCGTGTGCCCGGCCCCGCCCGGCCCTCCCGTCCCGCGTCCGCCCAGCGGCGCCCGGGACCCGGGACCCGCCCGGCCCGTCGCCCGACCGCGCCCACCCCGCGCGCCGCCGCCCCGCGGGTCATCCGGCTCGGCAGCCCCCGCCCCCGGCTGCGCATGGTGGGCCTCGCGCTGACCCTGGTGCTCGTCGCCTTCGTCGTCCGCCTCCTCCAGGTGCAGGCCGTCGACGCGAGCGCCTACACCGCCAAGGCGGAGCAGAACCGGTACGTCGGCCAGGTGCTGCCCGCCGAGCGCGGCGAGATCACCGACCGCACCGGCGTGGCCTTCGCGACCAGCGAGGACGCCTACGACATCACGGCCGACCCCACCATGTTCGCCCGCGCCCAGCTGAAGATCGACGACGGCCCCGAGCGGGCGGCCGCCCTTCTCGCACCGATCCTCGGCCAACAGCAGTCCGCCCTGGTCAAGAAGTTGCGGCCGAAGGACAAGAGCCTGCGCTACGTCAAGCTCGCCGGGCGGCAGACCCCGCAGGTGTGGAAGCAGATCCGCGACCTGAGGTCCGCGCTCTCCGCCAAGGCGGAGTCGGACCGCTCCACGGTCAACGTCCTCGCCGGGCTGTTCTCCGTGCCCAGCAGCAAGCGCGTGTACCCCAACAAGGAGCTCGCCGCCGGGATACTGGGCTGGGTCAACGCCGACGGCCAGGGCGGCGGCGGTGTCGAGCAGCAGCTGAACGCCACGCTGGCGGGCAAGGACGGAAAGATCCGCTACGCCCAGTCCGGCGGCCGCCAGGTGCCCACCGCGGGCGCCACCGAGACGCCCGCGGTGCCCGGCTCCGACGTGGAACTGACCATCGACCGCGACATCCAGTGGGCCGCGCAGAACGCCATCACCGAGCAGGTGCAAAGGTCCGCGGCGGACCGCGGCTACGTCATCGTGCAGGACACCCGCACCGGCGAGATCCTCGCCATGGCCAACTCGCCCGGCTTCGACCCGGGCGACCTGTCGAAGGCCGACCCCGGTGCCCTGGGCAACGCGGCCGTCCAGGACGCCTACGAGCCCGGCTCCACCGCCAAGATCATGTCCATGGCCGCCGTGCTGGAGGAGAACGCCGCCACCCCGCTGACGCACGTCACCGTGCCCAACCGGCTGCACCGCGGCGACCGGCTCTTCCAGGACGACATCAACCACCCGACCTGGCACCTCACGCTCAACGGGGTGCTCGCCAAGTCCAGCAACATCGGCACCATCCTGGCCACCGGGCAGCTCGGCAGGACCCAGGCCGAGGCCAACCGGGTCCTGTACTCGTACCTGCGCAAGTTCGGCCTCGGCAGCCACACCGGGCTCGGCTTCCCCGGCGAGACGAAGGGCATCCTCGCCGCGCCCGACAAGTGGTCCACCTCGCAGCAGTACACGATCCCCTTCGGTCAGGGCATGTCCCTCAACGCGGTCCAGGCGGCCTCGGTGTACTCGACGATCGCCAACGGCGGCGTGCGCGTCGAGCCCACCCTGGTGCGCGGCACCAAGGGGCCGGACGGACGCTTCACGCCCGCCGAGTCGCCCGCGAAGAGCCGGGTCGTCAGCCAGAAGACGGCGAAGACCCTCGCCCACATGCTGGAGTCGGTCGTGGACGACCGGGAGGGCACGGGCGCCAAGGCGCGCATCCCCGGCTACCGCGTCGCGGGCAAGACGGGCACCGCCAACCGCGTGGATCCGGCCACCGGCACCTACAAGGGGTACACCTCGTCGTTCGCCGGCTTCGCGCCCGCCGACAGCCCCCGCATCACCGTCTACTGCGCCATCCAGAACGCCACCGAGGGCAGCTACTTCGGCGGCCAGATCTGCGGCCCCGTCTTCAAACAGGTCATGGAGTTCGCGCTGAAGACCCTGCAGGTCCCACCGACCGGAGCGAAGGCCGCGAACCTCCCGGTCTCCTTCGCGCCCTGA
- a CDS encoding transglutaminase TgpA family protein — MSGRARLTLCSAAATLLASCALLPLVEPASWLLQAAFLLAIQSGVGAAARRVPLARPLTVAVQALVTLVVLTLVFARGDAVLGLVPGPDAFRHFGDLLQAGADDIGRYAIPAPLSDGIRLMVIGGVLVIGLAVDTLAVTFRNAAPAGLPLLALYSVAAGLFDGSADWLWFLVAAAGYLMLLLAEGRERLSQWGRVFGGASRSVGEPSGPVAPVRTGRRIGMAALGVALVVPLLPLPAIQDGLLGGTGAGVGAGNGSGGTISAVNPLVSLRDSLNVDEDRTVLTLRTNSGNLSDLYLRIVSLDDFDGTTWKPAKRHITAVPDDFPAPTGLGPDVKRAEITTRIAAAGSYAQDWLPMPYPPSGVQIKGNWRYEPVGMTLVGDHGQNTRGKTYLVTSLDVQPTAQQLASAPRAPDTILREYTKVPDSLPTAVARQARDITESAASGYEKAVALQDYFAVTGGFEYDTQVEVGSGPGAITRFLRDKQGFCVHFSFAMAAMARTLGIPARVAVGFAPGSPQADGTVTVSLKDAHAWPELYFEGVGWTRFEPTPTRGSTPTYTLPETSGEAVPALPQASRSADAAPSAAPSASASCSATDRKLGNCADPLPLDQADQGGGGAPWYRTAGWALLGAAALALPLLPMLWRLRRRSVRLASAQHAAAAASGAPPGRRKGDADGRRAGDPDAAVLLDAPPQEAAEAAAGHVLAVWRELTDTAWDYGIEPDEALTPRRAAARIVRVGELDETASRSVHRVADAVERVLFAPEPRAEAGLADEVRRVRAALREKAGRRTRVRAVVAPRSAIRAVWDLADRWTALKASWAGRLTMLVRRPSRQQSG, encoded by the coding sequence ATGAGCGGGCGGGCTCGACTGACACTGTGCTCGGCCGCGGCGACGCTGCTGGCCTCGTGCGCCCTGCTGCCACTGGTGGAGCCGGCTTCATGGCTGCTGCAGGCGGCGTTCCTGCTGGCGATCCAGTCCGGGGTGGGCGCGGCGGCCCGGCGGGTGCCGCTGGCCCGGCCGCTGACCGTGGCCGTCCAGGCCCTGGTCACGCTGGTGGTGCTGACACTGGTCTTCGCCCGGGGGGACGCGGTCCTCGGGCTGGTCCCCGGCCCGGACGCCTTCCGGCACTTCGGCGACCTGCTCCAGGCGGGCGCCGACGACATCGGGCGGTACGCGATACCGGCCCCGCTGTCCGACGGCATCCGGCTGATGGTGATCGGCGGGGTACTGGTGATCGGCCTGGCGGTGGACACCCTCGCGGTGACGTTCCGCAACGCGGCGCCGGCCGGCCTGCCGCTGCTGGCGCTGTACTCGGTCGCCGCCGGGCTGTTCGACGGCTCGGCCGACTGGCTGTGGTTCCTGGTGGCCGCCGCCGGCTATCTGATGCTGCTGCTCGCCGAGGGGCGGGAGCGCCTCTCGCAGTGGGGCAGGGTCTTCGGCGGCGCCTCGCGCAGCGTGGGCGAGCCGTCCGGACCGGTGGCCCCGGTGCGCACCGGCCGGCGCATCGGGATGGCCGCACTGGGCGTCGCCCTCGTGGTACCGCTGCTGCCGCTGCCGGCCATCCAGGACGGCCTGCTGGGCGGCACGGGGGCCGGCGTGGGCGCCGGCAACGGCAGCGGGGGCACGATCTCCGCGGTGAACCCGCTGGTGTCACTGCGCGACAGCCTGAACGTGGACGAGGACCGCACGGTCCTGACGTTGCGCACCAACAGCGGCAACCTCTCGGACCTGTACCTGCGGATCGTGTCCCTGGACGACTTCGACGGCACCACGTGGAAGCCGGCCAAGCGCCACATCACCGCCGTGCCGGACGACTTCCCGGCGCCCACCGGTCTGGGTCCCGACGTGAAACGGGCGGAGATCACGACCCGGATCGCGGCCGCCGGCAGTTACGCGCAGGACTGGCTGCCGATGCCCTATCCCCCCAGCGGGGTGCAGATCAAGGGCAACTGGCGTTACGAGCCGGTCGGCATGACGCTGGTCGGCGACCACGGCCAGAACACCCGCGGCAAGACGTACCTGGTGACGAGCCTGGACGTGCAGCCGACGGCGCAGCAGCTGGCCTCCGCGCCCAGGGCCCCCGACACGATCCTGCGGGAATACACCAAGGTCCCCGACTCCCTGCCGACGGCGGTGGCGCGGCAGGCCCGGGACATCACCGAGAGCGCCGCGAGCGGCTACGAGAAGGCGGTCGCGCTCCAGGACTACTTCGCGGTCACCGGCGGCTTCGAGTACGACACCCAGGTCGAGGTCGGCAGCGGCCCGGGCGCTATCACCCGCTTCCTGCGGGACAAGCAGGGCTTCTGCGTCCACTTCTCGTTCGCGATGGCGGCGATGGCCCGCACGCTGGGCATACCGGCGCGCGTCGCGGTGGGCTTCGCTCCGGGCTCCCCGCAGGCGGACGGCACGGTGACGGTCAGCCTGAAGGACGCGCACGCCTGGCCGGAGCTGTACTTCGAGGGCGTCGGCTGGACGCGCTTCGAGCCGACCCCGACGCGTGGCTCGACGCCGACGTACACGCTGCCGGAGACCTCGGGCGAGGCGGTGCCCGCTCTGCCGCAGGCCTCCCGCTCGGCGGACGCCGCTCCGTCGGCCGCTCCGTCGGCGAGCGCCAGCTGCTCCGCCACGGACAGGAAGCTCGGCAACTGCGCCGACCCGCTGCCGCTGGACCAGGCGGACCAGGGCGGCGGCGGTGCCCCGTGGTACCGGACGGCCGGCTGGGCCCTGCTGGGGGCCGCGGCGCTCGCCTTGCCGCTGCTGCCGATGCTGTGGCGGCTGAGACGGCGTTCGGTGCGGCTGGCGTCCGCCCAGCACGCCGCTGCCGCGGCGTCCGGCGCGCCGCCCGGCCGCCGTAAGGGCGACGCCGACGGCCGACGCGCAGGCGACCCCGACGCAGCGGTGCTGCTGGACGCCCCGCCGCAGGAAGCCGCCGAGGCGGCGGCCGGGCATGTCCTCGCGGTCTGGCGTGAGCTCACCGACACGGCCTGGGACTACGGCATCGAGCCGGACGAGGCGCTCACCCCGCGGCGGGCCGCGGCGCGGATCGTGCGGGTCGGGGAGCTGGACGAGACGGCGAGCCGCTCGGTGCACCGGGTCGCGGACGCCGTGGAGCGAGTGCTGTTCGCCCCGGAGCCGAGGGCCGAGGCCGGGCTGGCGGACGAGGTCCGCAGGGTGCGGGCGGCTCTGCGGGAGAAGGCCGGCCGGCGCACGCGGGTGCGTGCCGTGGTGGCGCCGCGTTCGGCCATCCGCGCGGTGTGGGACCTCGCTGACCGCTGGACGGCCCTCAAGGCGTCCTGGGCGGGCCGTCTGACGATGCTGGTCCGCCGGCCGTCCCGCCAGCAGAGCGGCTAG
- the rsmH gene encoding 16S rRNA (cytosine(1402)-N(4))-methyltransferase RsmH produces the protein MSHSRHVPVMLQRCLDLLAPALQEPGAVVVDCTLGLGGHSEALLTRFPEARLIALDRDKEALRLSGERLAPFGERATLVHAVYDELPDVLDRLGIACVQGVLFDLGVSSMQLDEADRGFAYAQDAPLDMRMDQTTGVSAAEVLNTYPPGELVRILRAYGEEKQAKRIVSAVVRERDDEPFTNSARLVELIRNALPQAAKRTGGNPAKRTFQALRIEVNGELSVLERAIPAAVDAIAVGGRIAVLSYHSLEDRLVKQVFAAGAANTAPPGLPVVPERYQPRLKLLTRGAELPTEEEIAENRRAAPARLRGAERIRESIE, from the coding sequence TTGAGTCACAGTCGACACGTCCCGGTGATGCTCCAGCGGTGCCTGGACCTGTTGGCCCCCGCCCTCCAGGAGCCGGGAGCGGTGGTCGTCGACTGCACGCTGGGCCTCGGCGGGCACAGCGAGGCCCTGCTGACACGCTTCCCCGAGGCCAGGCTGATCGCCCTCGACCGCGACAAGGAGGCCCTGCGCCTGTCCGGCGAGCGGCTCGCCCCGTTCGGCGAGCGCGCGACCCTCGTCCACGCGGTCTACGACGAGCTGCCCGACGTACTGGACCGGCTCGGCATCGCGTGCGTGCAGGGCGTCCTGTTCGACCTCGGCGTCTCCTCCATGCAGCTCGACGAGGCCGACCGCGGCTTCGCCTACGCCCAGGACGCCCCCCTCGACATGCGCATGGACCAGACGACCGGCGTCAGCGCCGCGGAGGTGCTCAACACCTACCCGCCCGGCGAACTCGTGCGGATCCTGCGGGCGTACGGCGAGGAGAAGCAGGCCAAGCGGATCGTCTCCGCGGTGGTGCGCGAGCGCGACGACGAGCCGTTCACCAACAGCGCGCGGCTCGTCGAACTCATTCGCAACGCCCTTCCGCAGGCCGCCAAGCGCACCGGCGGCAATCCCGCCAAGCGCACCTTCCAGGCGCTGCGGATCGAGGTCAACGGCGAACTCTCCGTCCTGGAACGGGCGATCCCGGCCGCGGTGGACGCGATCGCCGTGGGCGGGCGGATCGCCGTCCTGTCGTACCACTCGCTCGAAGACCGGCTCGTCAAGCAGGTGTTCGCGGCCGGCGCCGCCAACACCGCGCCGCCCGGCCTGCCGGTCGTCCCCGAGCGCTACCAGCCGAGACTCAAGCTGCTCACCCGCGGTGCCGAACTTCCCACCGAGGAAGAGATCGCCGAGAACCGGCGCGCCGCACCCGCGCGGCTGCGCGGGGCCGAGCGCATCAGGGAGTCCATCGAATGA
- a CDS encoding AAA family ATPase — protein MTTYDDRASLTDLTATVERVRSSVEGVIEGKPEVVQLSLTVLLAEGHLLIEDVPGVGKTMLAKALAKSIDCSVRRIQFTPDLLPSDITGVSIWDQQRRDFEFKPGAIFSQIVIGDEINRASPKTQSALLESLEERQVTIDGQTYELPSPFMVVATQNPVEMEGTYPLPEAQRDRFMARISIGYPSAEAELQMLDVHGGVSPLDDLQPVAHAHEIVKLIDAVRGVHVADSVRRYAVDLVAATRAHPDLRLGASPRATLHLVRAARATAALDGRDYALPDDVQNLAVAVLAHRLLPTAQAQLNRRTAEQVVEDIIQRTPVPATPQQHGYGLGHGTQAYGRQQPRRL, from the coding sequence GTGACGACCTATGACGATCGAGCGAGCCTCACAGATCTGACCGCCACTGTGGAGCGTGTCCGCAGTTCGGTGGAGGGAGTGATCGAGGGCAAGCCCGAGGTCGTACAGCTTTCGCTGACCGTGCTGCTCGCCGAGGGGCACCTGCTGATCGAGGATGTGCCGGGCGTCGGGAAGACGATGCTGGCCAAGGCACTGGCGAAGTCCATCGACTGCTCGGTGCGCCGTATCCAGTTCACGCCCGACCTGCTGCCCTCGGACATCACGGGCGTGTCCATCTGGGACCAGCAGCGCCGGGACTTCGAGTTCAAGCCGGGCGCGATCTTCTCTCAGATCGTGATCGGCGACGAGATCAACCGGGCCTCGCCCAAGACGCAGTCGGCGCTCCTGGAGTCCCTGGAGGAACGCCAGGTCACCATCGACGGGCAGACCTATGAGCTGCCCAGCCCGTTCATGGTGGTGGCCACGCAGAACCCGGTCGAGATGGAGGGCACCTATCCGCTGCCCGAGGCGCAGCGCGACCGGTTCATGGCCCGGATCTCCATCGGCTACCCGAGCGCCGAGGCCGAGCTGCAGATGCTCGACGTGCACGGCGGGGTCAGCCCGCTGGACGACCTTCAGCCGGTCGCCCACGCGCACGAGATCGTCAAGCTGATCGACGCCGTCCGGGGCGTCCACGTGGCCGACTCGGTGCGGCGCTACGCGGTCGACCTGGTCGCCGCCACCCGCGCCCACCCCGACCTCAGACTCGGCGCCTCGCCGCGCGCGACGCTGCATCTGGTGCGCGCCGCGAGGGCGACCGCAGCGCTCGACGGCCGGGACTACGCGCTGCCGGACGACGTCCAGAACCTCGCCGTGGCCGTACTCGCCCACCGTCTGCTGCCCACCGCGCAGGCCCAGCTCAACCGCCGCACGGCGGAGCAGGTCGTCGAGGACATCATCCAGCGCACCCCGGTGCCCGCGACGCCCCAGCAGCACGGGTACGGGCTGGGCCACGGCACCCAGGCGTACGGCCGGCAGCAGCCGCGGAGGCTGTGA
- a CDS encoding DUF58 domain-containing protein, with product MAAGGTGQPSAGRAARGDRGGARTALAGLTTRGRSFLAAGAAAAVCAYVLGQPDLLRVGLLLAALPLICAAVVYRTRYRVAGSRRLAPARVPAGSEARVHLRMDNVSRMPTGLLMLQDRVPYVLGPRPRFVLDRVEAGGRREVSYRVRSDLRGRYPLGPLQLRLSDPFGMCELTRSFSTHDTLTVIPRVEPLPPVRLGGEAKGYGDGRQRSLALAGEDDVIPRGYRYGDDLRRVHWRSTARYGELMVRREEQPRRSRCTVLLDTRGLAYRGAGPDSAFEWAVSGAASVLVHMLERGFSVRLLTDTGTSVPGEGADGYAGGGPESSDAAGLMMDTLAIVDHSDGAGLSRSYDVLRGGHEGLLVAFLGDLDEEQAAIAAKMRQRSAGAVAFLLDGDGWVREPNGTPDPTNRQEERLRMLREAGWTALSVPRGASLNELWRLAERERVGAMSSGGGGEGRA from the coding sequence ATGGCCGCCGGCGGGACCGGGCAGCCGTCCGCCGGCCGGGCGGCGAGGGGGGACAGGGGCGGCGCGCGCACCGCTCTGGCCGGCCTGACGACCCGCGGCCGTTCCTTCCTGGCGGCCGGCGCCGCGGCCGCCGTCTGCGCCTATGTGCTCGGGCAGCCCGACCTGTTGCGGGTCGGACTGCTGCTGGCCGCCCTGCCGCTGATCTGCGCGGCCGTGGTCTACCGCACCCGCTACCGGGTCGCCGGCAGCCGTCGGCTCGCCCCCGCGCGGGTGCCGGCGGGCAGCGAGGCCCGCGTCCATCTGCGGATGGACAACGTCTCGCGGATGCCCACCGGTCTGCTGATGCTCCAGGACCGGGTGCCGTACGTGCTCGGCCCGCGCCCGCGCTTCGTCCTGGACCGGGTGGAGGCGGGCGGCCGCCGCGAGGTGTCCTACCGGGTCCGCTCCGACCTGCGTGGCCGTTACCCGCTGGGCCCGCTCCAGCTGCGGCTGAGCGACCCCTTCGGCATGTGCGAGCTCACCAGGTCCTTCTCCACGCACGACACCCTGACGGTGATACCGCGTGTGGAACCGCTCCCCCCGGTGCGGCTGGGCGGCGAGGCCAAGGGGTACGGCGACGGGCGGCAGCGCTCGCTGGCCCTGGCCGGCGAGGACGACGTCATCCCGCGCGGCTACCGCTACGGCGACGATCTGCGCCGGGTGCACTGGCGCTCCACCGCCCGTTACGGCGAGCTGATGGTGCGGCGCGAGGAACAGCCCCGGCGCTCCCGCTGCACGGTGCTGCTGGACACCCGGGGCCTGGCCTACCGCGGCGCGGGCCCGGACTCCGCTTTCGAGTGGGCGGTCTCCGGCGCCGCGTCCGTGCTGGTGCACATGCTGGAGCGGGGGTTCTCCGTGCGGCTGCTCACGGACACCGGCACCTCGGTGCCCGGGGAGGGAGCCGACGGCTACGCCGGGGGCGGCCCGGAGTCGTCCGACGCGGCCGGGCTGATGATGGACACCCTCGCGATCGTCGACCACTCCGACGGCGCGGGCCTGTCCCGGTCGTACGACGTGCTGCGCGGCGGCCACGAGGGGCTGCTGGTGGCCTTCCTCGGTGATCTCGACGAGGAGCAGGCGGCGATCGCGGCGAAGATGCGCCAGCGCAGCGCGGGCGCGGTCGCCTTCCTCCTGGACGGTGACGGCTGGGTGCGTGAACCGAACGGCACGCCCGATCCGACGAACAGGCAGGAGGAGCGGCTGCGGATGCTGCGCGAGGCGGGCTGGACGGCCCTGAGCGTGCCGCGGGGCGCGTCACTGAACGAGCTGTGGCGGCTGGCGGAGCGCGAGCGGGTGGGCGCGATGTCGTCCGGCGGCGGCGGGGAGGGGAGGGCATGA
- a CDS encoding beta-class carbonic anhydrase, with the protein MTLFFRSHSRTETRVTSTVMDMTTSASVPSETEAAIDGGTVTDRLVVANERYADAFTDPGMDARPVLHVAVVACMDARLDLHAALGLELGDCHTIRNAGGVVTDDVIRSLTISQRKLGTRSVVLIHHTGCGLEAITEDFRTELEMEIGQRPAWAVESFRDVDQDVRQSMQRVRTSPFLVHTDDVRGFVFDVRTGLLREIDPA; encoded by the coding sequence ATGACGCTCTTTTTCCGTTCTCACAGCAGGACCGAGACGCGCGTGACCAGTACCGTCATGGATATGACGACTTCTGCATCCGTGCCCAGCGAGACCGAGGCCGCCATAGACGGCGGGACCGTGACCGACCGCCTCGTGGTGGCCAACGAGCGGTATGCCGACGCCTTCACCGACCCCGGTATGGACGCCCGGCCCGTGCTGCACGTCGCGGTCGTGGCCTGCATGGACGCCCGCCTCGACCTGCACGCCGCGCTCGGCCTGGAACTCGGCGACTGTCACACGATCCGCAACGCGGGCGGCGTGGTCACCGACGACGTCATCCGCTCGCTCACCATCAGCCAGCGCAAACTGGGTACCCGCAGCGTCGTCCTGATCCATCACACGGGGTGCGGCCTGGAGGCGATCACCGAGGATTTCCGTACCGAACTGGAGATGGAGATCGGCCAGCGCCCGGCGTGGGCGGTGGAGTCCTTCCGGGACGTCGACCAGGACGTCCGGCAGTCGATGCAGCGGGTGCGCACCTCGCCGTTCCTGGTGCACACCGACGACGTGCGCGGCTTCGTGTTCGACGTGCGGACCGGACTGCTCCGCGAGATCGACCCCGCGTGA